TATCACAGCATGTACATGTGTGAATATAGTCGGCTCCACAACTGAATGATAGtgtgtttattctgcatttatagctttaaagtttattgttctcttttcttctctctatACCACCCCCTCTCATTTTAATTCACCtattcattaatttattaaaatcattatcAAAATGACACAAGCCAACTGATTTGTATTAGCAAGAAGTCCTCTCTCTGCCTGCCCTGTTTAGAACCCCCTGTTCacattaaataaacacataaaaatttAGTATTGCACTAAAACCACATGGGCGATTAATTTTACTGCAGGCCCTTAAACAGGAACATGAGGTGATGGGAGAGCAAAGCAAGGCAATGGAAGACAAGGTGGCCCAACTGATGGAGAGCTATGCTGCTTCCAAGACCAGCTGGGACAAAGAGGTAGAAGAAAAACTGTGCTGTGGGAGAAGGCATTGTGATGATAGTAGCACATATTTACAGTGTCCGTCAGGCTGGACTCTTCTATAGCAGACTTAATGTGTATATGGGAAGATGCCAGAAAATCATAcaagctcatttaaaatcacATCTTTCATTTGTCTGTGTGGGTAAACAGAAGACGAAGTTTCTGGATCACCTCAAGACACAGCAAGAAGCCCTTCAAGCACTGAAAGAGGCTTATGATGATCTTCATCAGAAACACGCTGAGCTGTCCTTACAGGCCAAATCACATGAACAGCACATACATGAAATGGAGGTATGTATCCAAAAACACATGTAGGGGATTACACGTGTCATGTGAGGCAGGAGTGAAAGATGGGTACGGGGGGCAACAAATGACAAATAATGACACTGTGATTTGTAGCGGAAGTAGTGAACAGATGaaagagagcctggagaggtggaggtatgctctagagagaagagaaataaaagttCGTAAAAACAAGCAGATGTAACAGGGATGCTCCAAGGAGAAGAAGCAGTGATGGTGGATGAATTTAAATGCCTGGGGTTAACCATTCAAAGCAATGGGCAGTGCACAAGTaatgtgaagaagagagtgtagGCAGGGTACAGTTGTTGGAGATGAGTGTCTTGGGTGATTTGTgaaagcaagagtgaaagggaaggtttgcAAGATGGCGGTGAGACCTGCTGCTATAGAGACAGTGGTGCTGAAAAAGGACAAGAGGCCGAGCTCCAGATTAAAGCACAAAGGGGATCAGGTCTGTGGAGCAAATTGTCCCTAACATCAGGACATCTCCAGTATTAGATGCTTTCAAACCCCGTATGtattttttggcttttaaaTCAGAATGAGTTTGAAGTACTttcatttgtgctgtttttacacagctttatatttcatttaactCTGTCATTtttctcctgtgttttatttgatttgatcatTTTAGATATATAGCACTTTGTTCaacagctgttgtttttaaatgtcctgTAGAGACGAACTTTACTTGATTTGAGTACATCAGAGAGACAGCTCAGGTTCAGTGTTTCGGAGGCAGAGTTATAGCGGCAAGGCTGACGGTTGGACACGTACAGGGGAGAGATAGTGGATACACTGGGCAAAGGATGCTAAATATGGGGCTGGcatgcaggaggaaaagaggaaaagaagattcatggatgttgGTGTGACAGtagaggatgctagggatagggtgagatgaagaagaagagagttTCTCTTAACAGAACACAATAAACACTTTTCTACAACTCTGTTTTTACATGGAAAAACTCATCACGCAGACTTTGTACTACTCAATTGATAAGTTTAAAGTATTTACAGGGGACCTTCACTTTTTTCTACCAATATCTGTACTGTTGCAGTGTTGGATgattatattaaaaatgaaaaataactaaaatgaaaaattaacagGTTGTGTTTTCAGCAGTTTTGACAGAAAGTGAAATACATGTGCTGACTTGCAGAACGTTAAGAACTGCAAAGCGGTCCTCTCATTTATTAGACAAACCTTTCAAAACAGACCAGAGTCAGCACTTGAACATTCAGGGATAAAGAAACCAGGAACAGAGCTCACTATAATATTTTTCATAATATTCTGATTTACAGCTATGGGAATAATGTTAATAACAGCAGGTGTAGCTGATGTATAGTAGGTGAGTTTATAAGAGAAACTGTCATGTGAATGCatgcatgtttatttttctttgcacaGGTAAGAGACAGCAGCCAGACACTCAGTGTTTCTACCCATCCCACCTCTGTGGAGGAAGTTAGAGGCGAGGAATCTGTAAGTGAACGCATCTCCAGATCTAAGCTTCCCGGCTTTGGCAGTCTGCAGCACTCGGTCTCCTCTCAGGCCAAAATTCCAGACCGTTTAGAGGACACAGCAACTGGAACTAAGATACTTGCCACTGCAGAAACTGAAGGTCAGCACACTAAATATAAACATACAGACGATAAATATGTTCTAAGACACTATGAGACagtcattttcttattttttctcatGCGCGTTTTATTCTCTTTTAGGTCAAAAAGTCCCAAAACAACAGtcacaaacaataaaagagcCTTTAAGCCACCTAAAAATGCCCAGTTGTCCACTTACCATGAATTTCAGCTCGTGTACTTTTTCTGGGACAGGAGCCACAGAGGCCATAACATTGAACAAAGGGGTTAACAACTCGAAAAGTGAACACAACCCTGATGTGCTTTCAGATCTAACTAATActgctctctctgtgtctgatgATGATACCCACTTTATCAGAGGTTGCTCTGCGAGTAGTATAACTGCATCGAACTCCGATTACAGCTCTCTCGGTGAATCTGCAGATTTaccaacaaacatgaaaaataaaggaGACGACACAGGAATGAATGAGAAAGAACATGAGGAGAAGGACAGCGGGAAACAAGGAAATAGCCatagagaagaagaggagaaaaatacaGGACAGCTGAGGAATAGGGAAGACGATCAAGGAGAAGATGTGAAGGAGGGAGGACGTGCTGGAGAAAAGAGAGGAACAGCCATGGCACAAACAACAGATAGAAGAAACAGGCGAGAGGACAGTGAGGGGTCAGCAAAGGATGCTGGAACAGAAACAAAAGATAGAGCGGATGGAgcgaaggagagagaaaagacagcaGTGCAGacaccacaaacacagataCGAGCCCAGACGATCACTGATATGACTGCTGAAAAGAGCCACACACTGCAGGTCATTGACTTCATGGGCGCTGAGCCGCCTGTGGATGTCTGTAAACCCTCAGACTTCACACAAAGTCTCTGTCAGAAAGTCAGTGAAAAGGATGCTGAATGCAAACATTTGAAGATCCATGGTGAGACTGGAAGAGATGGAGAACATCAAAGTGTTAGCTCTGAACAACAGGAAGTTTCAAATTTGTGTCAAAACGAGGTCCAAAGCTCAGACGGAGACACAGGATCACTAAGTCAGCCTCCCACCAAAAAAGCAGGGGAGCTTTCTGCTGGACTTTCTGAACACCTGAAGCAGCCAAGTACCTCACAGACAGACGATGCCGCATCAGCTGGTCACTCATATGGTTTTCACAGCGCTGAAAACTTGGGATCATGTCagacacatacagaaacacgTACTCCTTCTGATGTTATTTCAGATATGACGCAAACAGATGAAATCTTTGATGTACCTGTGAGTGAAAAACTGGCAGAACCTGAGCAGCTGCTGGAAAGCTTAGAGCAGAAAGATGGGCAGCGGAAGTCTGTGGTAACTGTTGAAGGAAAGGGTGATCCAAGTGTagagaacagaagaaaagatgAATCAAGTGTAGATACGAATGTCTATCAAACACCTATGGAAGAATCCCACTTAAAAGATGGCAATGTTAATATTACGATGGGTGCCATAACCCTTGATTCTGAGGTGAAAAGTGAGCATATAAAGGACACAGAAGATACAAAGAAGACTAAAAGTGAAACAGATCCGAAGCTGCCACTCGTTACAAGTCTGGGTCACAAGCAGCCTGAGTTAGGAGAGAAGCTGCTGAGTGATTGTGGCAAGTCGTCTCTGCCCAGCAAAAAGACTTACAGGCCATTATTTGAGTGGGCCGCTGCCGAGAGAAGAAAGTCAAACTCCAGAACAAAGTCAGATGTCACCATAGCGCACCAGCCAATCCAGGTATTAGAATCAAAAGGTTGTAGCGTTTTCAAGCTGTGTGATGAAAATATGTACAACAGTTTCAAAAGTCATATGATGCTCATACAGGACTAACTAGCTACACTAACCTAGAGAAGTGCAGTTAATCTTAGTTTGTAATCGTAACAATTTTTTTACATTCGGATGTAGAAATGCTTTAAAGCTGTGGTTAGTTTTATATCAGTTAAAATCTTGGTGTTTTTTTCCAGGGATCTTCTCTGTCTGAGCAGAATACAACTGCTGGATTCCCAGGACATCCTGCCAGCACAATAATAcccaagcccctcaaaagcaAACACGACAATGGTGGTGGTTTATCATTTCACTAAGGAGCACAGAAACTGCTCTGATGCATGACTAGGAACAtcttacacagtgaattcattGTCCGTCTGCGTTTCTTACCATTACTAATCATCATTCATTCTTGCTTTCTTGCTGTTCTTGCCATCTCACCTCATTCCTCTTAGTCCCCTTGGTGATTATGAGGGCGTCAGACCTGTTGAATGCCTCCAGTGTCTGTGGGACCGCACCTTCCCTGAGGAGAAAGCAGCAGGGACTCTGGGAAGCAGTGCAGGAGACCTGCAGAGAGAGAACAGCAGCAGATACGGTCAGTTGTTAAGCAGTAGGGAATTGCTGGTACGACACTTTAGAAGGTGGCTCATTTATAACTGTGAGAGTTAATAATCATATATGTATGTCACAgaagttattttaaaatagCTTGTAAAACACTAGTCAAGTGATAAAGCACAGCTCATGATTTACATACCTTTACATTTGAGAGCTTTATTGATGAGTCCTCACTGTGCGAGCTGCACTTTGGAAAATTTAATTTCAGCTGCTGAAGCCCGTGTCCAAGTACATTTCATCACAGTGAAGCTTTAATCGTGTTCTCTAGTACAAGTTGATGTTGAGCAGCAGGAAATGGCCACAGTGTCGTGTTCACATAGAAATGCGTGCCCCCCCCCCTCAGAGGACATCAGAATGACCGTTATAAAAGGGTTTTCTCTGTCGAGGTCATTGCTGTTCCACAGATTCAGAGCTTCATCATTTTATAGAATGTGTCTGAGCGGAGCCCATGGGAAATTTGAGCTGGAGCTTGAATGAATATGCCCGTTACAACAGCCTGACATGTCCTCAGAGGAACTAGATATTAAAATGCTCTTTCAACATTTTTGTGGTCCTGGACATTTAGAATGTAGGAGAACTTGTTTAACAGAGTACGCAGAATATCTGACAAAGATTTCAGAGGTTTCAAACTTTCCTGCTCTTTGATTAATGTTCGGTCAGGTGTTGACCGAATGGATGTGGCTTGATGTATGTTGAGCTCATAGACagccagacagacagagaacaaATGACCTGTGGAAGAAAAAGTACCTAATGATGCCTGGGTACCTCgcctctctcactcactcagtcTCTGGTCTCCACTCTCgctctgtcttcctctctcacTTCATCATTTGTCCCTCACTCACCTTCTCCACCCTCTTgctgtttcactttttttttaattctgtttcactttttctctctcacacgcTCCCAAACTCTTTTGTCACCATCACCGCACTGTCACTCTGTGTTTTATACAATCCAGGTGCTCGCAGTTGAGGGAGATGGGCTGCAGCATGACTCGAgtatgaggggaaaaaacaaactcatcTGATAGTTTAACAAATTGTAAAGAAGACCAAAGCGAAGAGTTCTGGCTGCTCTCTCTGGGCTGGATACAGATACAAATATCAGTTGTTGCTGCTTATTGTCTGCCCTGAATTTGTttatctgtcttttcttttcttatgaaGGAATTAAGCATTGAACTGACATTTTTGTACCAAAAAAAGACCAAATGGTGGTGATAGATTTCTGCCTTATAGGTGCACCAGGTTGATCACAGTCTGTGGGCTTCTGCTTGTCCGCTTGATTTTCAGAATTGGCCATAGATTGCAGATCAGGGGAGTTACTGGGTTGTGAATCCACATTGTTCATTTGATATTCCACTTTATCACTTTATCAGGACTAGATTGCGATCACTCAGGATTTGGCCTAGAAGCATGCCACAGAGAACTGAAGGAGAAGGTTGAACACTATGAATACTCACTCTTTTCATACATTTGATTTATCTGCCAGTAATAGTCCAAATCCTATAGAAGAatctttgtgtttcttatttACTGTATTATCTCAAACTATTATATTATagaataataaatatgaaacacaaactttgtgtgaCCACAatcatcagcagggatgatgagacagagtaccgggctgtggtcgactcctttatCACGTTGtttgagcagaatcatctgcagctcaacgtggcaaagaccaaggaactgatcgtggacttcaggaagaccaggaaacacttgacctctgtttcaatccagggggtcagtgttgacattgtggaagactataaataccttggagtacacattgacaataaactggactgggctaaaaacaccacagcactttacaggaagggccagagtcgtctctattttttgaggcgaccgaggtccttcaacatctgccagaaaatgctgaggattttctatgagtctgttgtggccagtgcgatcctctatgctgttgcatgctgggggagcaggctgagggtcgcagatgccaacagacttaataaactaatccgtaaggccagtaatgttgtggggatggagctggactccctcaaggtggtgtcagagaggcggatgctgtccaagataaagacaatgttggataacacctcccacccactccatgacatgctggtcagtcacaggagctcgttcagtgagagactgagattaccgaaaagcaccactgaacgacacaggaaatcattcctgcctgtggccatctccctgtacaacgcatccacttaacacactgtttgctgctacaactacacatgtttcttttccagctatttatttatgagtgacttatgtatgtgtatatatgtatatattgtactattcttagttagcgtattgtctgtcttgtcttaatgttggtttatgttggtttataatggagcactgtaacaaaaaataatttcccccagggatcaataaagtattctgattctgattctgatcacaGCTTTCTCACAGTGGATATTTGGTGATATCTACTGTTTGTCGTCGTTTTTATGCAGGATGGCAGAGCTCCTCCGCCAAGCTGTTCTTTTCCAGCCTCCAGCACAGGCAGCAAACTGTCATGGCAAACCACTGCAGAGTGAGTATGTTTGTTCTTTAGAAAGAAGACACCAGCATTTGAACCAGAATAAATGTCaaagtaaataagtaataatGGGCAAATTTCATAGCTCCTATCTTTGTATCTACACACCTGAATGAAAATGTTCTTCACTAACGTTTTGGCCCATTCAGTAGTTAACAAAAGTATTGACAAAAaacaagagggtttttttttttttcttggtttaaaaatgatattttagaAGTTTTAGAAGTATTCTTATCATCTTATTCTATTCCAGCgtttttctaatttttgctatgtgactttgcactgtccactttctgctgtaacaaatCAAATTTCCCATGTGCGGGGCTAATAAaggttattttatcttattatcttatcttaaacattttcatttaagtGCATTACTTCAGTCTAATGGTAAGGAGAATTTGTATCGCTTAATTTGAAATGTGTATTATTACATGATTAATAATATGATTACTGACTACAAACAAGTTCATGCTAGTGTTTTCTTTGAATCAGGTGTAGCAGAGCTCCTACCTTAGCTGCAGGACCTAGTTCAGAGTCCAACTGGGAACTCTCCTGCTCCCAGGAGAGGGACGATCAACAGGAATCATTCAGGGCGCAGATCTCAAAAATCGAACAGTTCCTCAAGACAGAGAGACTCCGTCTGCCCAAAAGACAACGAACTGAACCAAATCTGTAGAAACTGCTGGTCGTCTTTATTCGCTGTCCTAGGTGAGACATTGTGTGGCACACGTTTGACAGTTATTGTTAGCGCAGGTCTAAATGTTCTGAAACATAATtgctttttaatatatacatgtGTTACTGATTCCTTTGAACTGTATAGTTTCTTCTAACATTGCTGTTTGAAGTTTAAAGTTTTTTGGGTCAAATCATTAATTCTtcactttattgttattttaacatttctgtgctttaaatggaaaactgcagagtttgtgtgtttgtttcacacgtgtgtatttttatgtttttaagtgaAGAGatgaaaataagataagatagccTTTCTAAGTGACAAATATACAATACTACTACTGCTACGTTggtaagattttattttatcacaCAGTTGCATGTGATTtaagtaattttaaaaaggcTCTGATGTCACCAGTGTAAAAATCCAACATTTCCAATCTCTTGTAATTTCATTAAATTACAGGGTTATCAGTTGTTTTCAAAATATTGTATACAAAGACTTTAGATACACTACAAGTTTCTGCAGCCTCACTGACACAACACTGACTCATCAAACCACACAAACAGGACATCGGTATGTGTTGAATGTCTTTTACTGGAAACATTATTCACAGTAAATCATGCATTCACAGCAAACAGCTGGATAAGTAAGGACCAAGAGCGCTGTTGCCCATTAAAAAGGCTGGGAACATGCTAATTAACATTAATTAGCATCATAGCCAATCAGTGTGGCATGTCTCAGAGGAGCTCTAATTGTGGAGGCACCTTTGGTCTACACCAtgttgtttctgctgctgctgttgttggagGCAATTACAACTCGGGACACTCTGGTTTGACTGTGTTTACACCTATTAAATTAACAGAAATAACAGTTCAAATAACAATTAGCACTAAATACCCCAACCCTAATTAACCAAAAATCAATTAGTGAACACACAGTCCAATTAACACGTACTAACAAGCCTCTCGTTAACTTTATGTTCCCTGTGAGGATGATGGCGGAAAGAGCATATGGCCCCACAAGAGCATGAAGCAGCTGACCACACGTTTGGATTCTCATTAGTCTGGTTGCTGCTTATGTACTGTAGACGTGTGGCATTTGGCTTCAGCTCACTCGCATCAGGTTAGTTTAAGTGGGTTTGAGAGTGTTGGACAAAGAGGTTTTTGTAGTATATAGACTGTCTAGATGCAAATTTCTATTAGCAAACTGATCTATTAATACATCTGACTGACATCAGTGCAGTTTGTAGCCCTAATTTTC
This Astatotilapia calliptera chromosome 7, fAstCal1.2, whole genome shotgun sequence DNA region includes the following protein-coding sequences:
- the ccdc73 gene encoding coiled-coil domain-containing protein 73 isoform X3, encoding MEWEKESLQHRIESVTKQHTESLTNLKKQFQAKLRNTEEEKGKYQVIAELKDKEINNLKEELKSLQLLKYNLEKKSSELEQKLALQSRTKDGHLSQLGEVEKRFSALSRQCAMVKQAHDNLEQNVDEAMRINKKLTSANEKQAATIVSLKKELTEVSNELSKAKMTSVRPAKPYSPTGREQHIQQLHQKLKLETEMNKKLREENATELAEKQEVIRSLQHTQQLLLSQTQTVRRVELELQTQRQTCEALKQEHEVMGEQSKAMEDKVAQLMESYAASKTSWDKEKTKFLDHLKTQQEALQALKEAYDDLHQKHAELSLQAKSHEQHIHEMEVRDSSQTLSVSTHPTSVEEVRGEESVSERISRSKLPGFGSLQHSVSSQAKIPDRLEDTATGTKILATAETEGQKVPKQQSQTIKEPLSHLKMPSCPLTMNFSSCTFSGTGATEAITLNKGVNNSKSEHNPDVLSDLTNTALSVSDDDTHFIRGCSASSITASNSDYSSLGESADLPTNMKNKGDDTGMNEKEHEEKDSGKQGNSHREEEEKNTGQLRNREDDQGEDVKEGGRAGEKRGTAMAQTTDRRNRREDSEGSAKDAGTETKDRADGAKEREKTAVQTPQTQIRAQTITDMTAEKSHTLQVIDFMGAEPPVDVCKPSDFTQSLCQKVSEKDAECKHLKIHGETGRDGEHQSVSSEQQEVSNLCQNEVQSSDGDTGSLSQPPTKKAGELSAGLSEHLKQPSTSQTDDAASAGHSYGFHSAENLGSCQTHTETRTPSDVISDMTQTDEIFDVPVSEKLAEPEQLLESLEQKDGQRKSVVTVEGKGDPSVENRRKDESSVDTNVYQTPMEESHLKDGNVNITMGAITLDSEVKSEHIKDTEDTKKTKSETDPKLPLVTSLGHKQPELGEKLLSDCGKSSLPSKKTYRPLFEWAAAERRKSNSRTKSDVTIAHQPIQGSSLSEQNTTAGFPGHPASTIIPKPLKSKHDNVPLVIMRASDLLNASSVCGTAPSLRRKQQGLWEAVQETCRERTAADTDGRAPPPSCSFPASSTGSKLSWQTTAECSRAPTLAAGPSSESNWELSCSQERDDQQESFRAQISKIEQFLKTERLRLPKRQRTEPNL
- the ccdc73 gene encoding coiled-coil domain-containing protein 73 isoform X2, with the protein product MDVSTESETLPTHTTFGEDVLEHELNLSSSHCQTESGGNILLQLLEFKTNLLEAVQELHIRRDAETRFEDQISKLVLEKQEMEWEKESLQHRIESVTKQHTESLTNLKKQAKLRNTEEEKGKYQVIAELKDKEINNLKEELKSLQLLKYNLEKKSSELEQKLALQSRTKDGHLSQLGEVEKRFSALSRQCAMVKQAHDNLEQNVDEAMRINKKLTSANEKQAATIVSLKKELTEVSNELSKAKMTSVRPAKPYSPTGREQHIQQLHQKLKLETEMNKKLREENATELAEKQEVIRSLQHTQQLLLSQTQTVRRVELELQTQRQTCEALKQEHEVMGEQSKAMEDKVAQLMESYAASKTSWDKEKTKFLDHLKTQQEALQALKEAYDDLHQKHAELSLQAKSHEQHIHEMEVRDSSQTLSVSTHPTSVEEVRGEESVSERISRSKLPGFGSLQHSVSSQAKIPDRLEDTATGTKILATAETEGQKVPKQQSQTIKEPLSHLKMPSCPLTMNFSSCTFSGTGATEAITLNKGVNNSKSEHNPDVLSDLTNTALSVSDDDTHFIRGCSASSITASNSDYSSLGESADLPTNMKNKGDDTGMNEKEHEEKDSGKQGNSHREEEEKNTGQLRNREDDQGEDVKEGGRAGEKRGTAMAQTTDRRNRREDSEGSAKDAGTETKDRADGAKEREKTAVQTPQTQIRAQTITDMTAEKSHTLQVIDFMGAEPPVDVCKPSDFTQSLCQKVSEKDAECKHLKIHGETGRDGEHQSVSSEQQEVSNLCQNEVQSSDGDTGSLSQPPTKKAGELSAGLSEHLKQPSTSQTDDAASAGHSYGFHSAENLGSCQTHTETRTPSDVISDMTQTDEIFDVPVSEKLAEPEQLLESLEQKDGQRKSVVTVEGKGDPSVENRRKDESSVDTNVYQTPMEESHLKDGNVNITMGAITLDSEVKSEHIKDTEDTKKTKSETDPKLPLVTSLGHKQPELGEKLLSDCGKSSLPSKKTYRPLFEWAAAERRKSNSRTKSDVTIAHQPIQGSSLSEQNTTAGFPGHPASTIIPKPLKSKHDNVPLVIMRASDLLNASSVCGTAPSLRRKQQGLWEAVQETCRERTAADTDGRAPPPSCSFPASSTGSKLSWQTTAECSRAPTLAAGPSSESNWELSCSQERDDQQESFRAQISKIEQFLKTERLRLPKRQRTEPNL
- the ccdc73 gene encoding coiled-coil domain-containing protein 73 isoform X1; amino-acid sequence: MDVSTESETLPTHTTFGEDVLEHELNLSSSHCQTESGGNILLQLLEFKTNLLEAVQELHIRRDAETRFEDQISKLVLEKQEMEWEKESLQHRIESVTKQHTESLTNLKKQFQAKLRNTEEEKGKYQVIAELKDKEINNLKEELKSLQLLKYNLEKKSSELEQKLALQSRTKDGHLSQLGEVEKRFSALSRQCAMVKQAHDNLEQNVDEAMRINKKLTSANEKQAATIVSLKKELTEVSNELSKAKMTSVRPAKPYSPTGREQHIQQLHQKLKLETEMNKKLREENATELAEKQEVIRSLQHTQQLLLSQTQTVRRVELELQTQRQTCEALKQEHEVMGEQSKAMEDKVAQLMESYAASKTSWDKEKTKFLDHLKTQQEALQALKEAYDDLHQKHAELSLQAKSHEQHIHEMEVRDSSQTLSVSTHPTSVEEVRGEESVSERISRSKLPGFGSLQHSVSSQAKIPDRLEDTATGTKILATAETEGQKVPKQQSQTIKEPLSHLKMPSCPLTMNFSSCTFSGTGATEAITLNKGVNNSKSEHNPDVLSDLTNTALSVSDDDTHFIRGCSASSITASNSDYSSLGESADLPTNMKNKGDDTGMNEKEHEEKDSGKQGNSHREEEEKNTGQLRNREDDQGEDVKEGGRAGEKRGTAMAQTTDRRNRREDSEGSAKDAGTETKDRADGAKEREKTAVQTPQTQIRAQTITDMTAEKSHTLQVIDFMGAEPPVDVCKPSDFTQSLCQKVSEKDAECKHLKIHGETGRDGEHQSVSSEQQEVSNLCQNEVQSSDGDTGSLSQPPTKKAGELSAGLSEHLKQPSTSQTDDAASAGHSYGFHSAENLGSCQTHTETRTPSDVISDMTQTDEIFDVPVSEKLAEPEQLLESLEQKDGQRKSVVTVEGKGDPSVENRRKDESSVDTNVYQTPMEESHLKDGNVNITMGAITLDSEVKSEHIKDTEDTKKTKSETDPKLPLVTSLGHKQPELGEKLLSDCGKSSLPSKKTYRPLFEWAAAERRKSNSRTKSDVTIAHQPIQGSSLSEQNTTAGFPGHPASTIIPKPLKSKHDNVPLVIMRASDLLNASSVCGTAPSLRRKQQGLWEAVQETCRERTAADTDGRAPPPSCSFPASSTGSKLSWQTTAECSRAPTLAAGPSSESNWELSCSQERDDQQESFRAQISKIEQFLKTERLRLPKRQRTEPNL